From a single Solanum dulcamara chromosome 4, daSolDulc1.2, whole genome shotgun sequence genomic region:
- the LOC129888006 gene encoding LOW QUALITY PROTEIN: vacuolar iron transporter homolog 4-like (The sequence of the model RefSeq protein was modified relative to this genomic sequence to represent the inferred CDS: deleted 1 base in 1 codon; substituted 1 base at 1 genomic stop codon) produces the protein MAAQNHIQITIPKEQDNQNQAPEEDFDYPQKAQWLRAAVLGANDGLVSTACLMMGVGAVQKDVNAMILTGFAWLFVGACSMAIEEFLSVYSHVEKEEDEGLASPFLAAIASAVAFSLGGIIPILAAGFLSNDKLRLVVIVVAVSWALLAFGXIGAFLGSSPMVKSCARVLIGGWMAMAITFWLTKPIGSTGVGMC, from the exons ATGGCTGCTCAAAACCATATCCAAATTACCATCCCTAAAGAACAGGACAACCAGAACCAAGCCCCTGAAGAGGATTTTGACTACCCCCAAAAGGCACAATGGCTTCGAGCTGCTGTGTTAGGAGCCAATGATGGATTGGTTTCAACTGCGTGTTTGATGATGGGTGTTGGCGCTGTTCAAAAGGATGTCAACGCCATGATCCTTACCGGCTTTGCATGGTTGTTTGTAGGTGCTTGTAGCATGGCCATAGAAGAGTTTTTGTCTGTGTACTCTCATgtagagaaagaagaagatgaaggacTAGCAAGTCCATTTCTGGCAGCCATAGCCTCAGCTGTTGCATTCTCATTGGGGGGCATAATACCAATTCTTGCTGCTGGATTCTTATCTAACGATAAGCTGAGGCtagttgtgattgtggttgcaGTG TCTTGGGCATTATTAGCATTTGGATGAATTGGTGCTTTTTTGGGCAGCAGTCCTATGGTGAAATCTTGTGCAAGAGTTTTAATTGGTGGATGGATGGCTATGGCCATTACCTTTTGGCTGACCAAACCGATAGGCTCTACTGGCGTGGGGATGTGTTAG
- the LOC129884578 gene encoding vacuolar iron transporter homolog 4-like, with the protein MAAQNQVQITIPKDHNGQKQAPEEDFDYSQRAQWVRAAVLGANDGLVSIASLMMGVGAVQNDVKAMILIGFAGLFAGACSMAIGEFVSVYSQLDIERAQMKRDKATGGQNQEREEGNKEQLTNPLQAAVASAIAFSLGAIVPILAAAFIANHKVRLAVIVAAVSLALLAFGGIGAFLGRSPMVKSCARALIGGWMAMAITFGLTKQIGSTTGMEL; encoded by the coding sequence ATGGCTGCTCAAAACCAAGTCCAAATTACCATTCCTAAAGACCATAATGGCCAGAAACAAGCCCCTGAGGAGGATTTTGACTACTCTCAAAGAGCACAGTGGGTTCGAGCTGCTGTTCTAGGAGCCAATGATGGATTAGTCTCAATTGCATCCTTGATGATGGGTGTCGGAGCTGTCCAAAATGACGTAAAGGCCATGATACTTATTGGCTTCGCAGGTCTATTTGCCGGTGCTTGTAGCATGGCCATAGGAGAGTTTGTGTCTGTGTACTCTCAATTAGACATAGAGAGAGCTCAAATGAAGAGAGACAAAGCAACAGGAGGACAGAACCAAGAACGTGAAGAAGGTAACAAGGAACAACTGACAAATCCACTTCAGGCAGCAGTAGCCTCGGCTATTGCATTTTCATTGGGTGCCATTGTTCCAATTCTTGCTGCTGCATTTATAGCAAACCATAAAGTGAGGCTGGCTGTAATTGTGGCTGCGGTGAGCTTGGCATTGTTAGCATTTGGAGGTATTGGTGCTTTCTTGGGCAGAAGTCCTATGGTGAAATCTTGTGCCAGAGCTTTAATTGGTGGATGGATGGCTATGGCCATTACCTTTGGCCTTACCAAGCAGATTGGTTCTACTACTGGCATGGAGTTGTGA
- the LOC129884579 gene encoding vacuolar iron transporter homolog 4-like, with the protein MAAQNHVQLTVIKENDNQNRNQVPEEDSDYSQRAQWLRAATLGATDGLVTTASLMMGVGAVKKDVDAMILVGFAALFAGACSMAIGEFVSVYSQLDIELAQIKRDTKTIGQNQEHQEEEDKEGLPNPFLAAVASAVAFSLGGIIPILAAGFISNHKVRMGVVVVAVSLALFIFGGVGAVLGKSPAVRSCARVLIGGWMAMAITFGLTKLIGSAGMEM; encoded by the coding sequence ATGGCTGCTCAAAACCATGTTCAACTCACTGTCATTAAAGAAAATGATAACCAGAACCGAAACCAAGTACCTGAAGAAGACTCTGACTACTCCCAAAGGGCACAATGGCTTCGAGCTGCTACATTAGGAGCCACTGATGGATTAGTTACAACTGCATCTTTGATGATGGGTGTTGGAGCTGTCAAGAAAGACGTTGACGCCATGATACTAGTCGGCTTTGCAGCATTGTTTGCTGGTGCTTGTAGCATGGCCATAGGAGAGTTTGTTTCTGTGTACTCTCAACTAGATATAGAGTTAGCCCAAATTAAGAGAGACACCAAAACAATAGGACAGAATCAAGAacatcaagaagaagaagacaagGAGGGACTCCCAAATCCATTTCTAGCAGCTGTAGCTTCAGCTGTTGCATTTTCATTGGGAGGCATAATACCAATTCTTGCTGCTGGATTTATATCTAACCATAAGGTGAGGATGGGTGTCGTGGTGGTGGCAGTCAGCTTGGCATTGTTTATATTTGGAGGGGTTGGTGCTGTTCTTGGGAAAAGTCCTGCAGTGAGGTCTTGTGCCAGAGTTTTAATTGGTGGATGGATGGCTATGGCCATTACCTTCGGACTTACCAAACTGATCGGCTCTGCTGGAATGGAGATGTGA
- the LOC129884577 gene encoding vacuolar iron transporter homolog 4-like has translation MAAQNHVQITIPKENQASEEDFDYSQRAQWLRAAVLGANDGLVSIASLIMGVGAVQENVKTMILTGFAGLFAGACSMAIGEFVSVYSQLDIERAQMKRDRATGGQNREHQQDKEGNKEQLPNPFQAAVASSIAFSLGAIVPILAAAFIANHKVRLAVIVAAVSLALVAFGGIGAFLGRSPMVKSCARVLIGGWMAMAITFGLTKLIGSTGLEM, from the coding sequence ATGGCTGCTCAAAACCATGTCCAAATTACCATTCCTAAAGAAAATCAAGCCTCTGAAGAGGATTTTGACTACTCTCAAAGAGCACAGTGGCTTCGAGCTGCTGTGTTAGGAGCAAATGATGGATTAGTCTCAATTGCATCCTTGATAATGGGGGTCGGAGCTGTCCAAGAAAACGTTAAAACCATGATTCTTACTGGCTTTGCAGGGTTGTTTGCTGGTGCTTGTAGCATGGCTATAGGAGAGTTTGTCTCTGTGTACTCTCAACTAGACATTGAGCGAGCTCAAATGAAGAGAGACAGAGCAACAGGAGGACAGAACCGAGAACATCAACAAGACAAAGAAGGTAACAAGGAACAACTTCCAAATCCATTTCAGGCAGCAGTAGCCTCGAGTATTGCATTTTCATTAGGTGCCATTGTGCCAATTCTTGCTGCTGCATTCATAGCAAATCATAAGGTGAGGCTTGCTGTGATCGTGGCAGCGGTGAGCTTGGCATTGGTAGCATTTGGAGGAATTGGTGCTTTCTTGGGCAGAAGTCCTATGGTGAAATCCTGTGCCAGAGTTTTAATTGGTGGATGGATGGCTATGGCCATTACCTTTGGCCTTACCAAGCTGATTGGCTCTACTGGCTTGGAAATGTGA